The following proteins come from a genomic window of Elusimicrobiota bacterium:
- a CDS encoding efflux RND transporter periplasmic adaptor subunit — translation MTTRRELGVILLAMTVAAGCGKKEEAAPTLETFPVRVEAAAKRTLEDALILVGSLKAKDEATVFSRVPGKLKANLVKEGDRVRRGQPVALVERDEVGVRFEPAPVPSTLNGVVGRVYLDRGADVTLNTPVALIADVSAVIAKADVPERYAGRVRSGQDVRVRVEAFPERTFQGRVSRVSPVVDPATRSAYMEVLLDNSSGLLRSGMFANLSIVVTAKAGALAVPVEAVTDGGGPSIFVIKDGKAVKRAVVEGLKTETHVEIKEGLSAGEEVVTFGLFGLKDGSAVQVLAPEPGEKK, via the coding sequence ATGACCACACGACGCGAATTAGGGGTGATCCTGCTGGCGATGACGGTTGCGGCCGGCTGCGGTAAGAAAGAGGAGGCCGCGCCGACGCTCGAGACCTTTCCGGTCCGCGTTGAGGCGGCGGCCAAGCGCACGCTTGAGGACGCCCTGATCCTCGTGGGCTCGCTCAAGGCCAAGGACGAGGCGACGGTGTTCTCGCGCGTGCCCGGCAAGCTCAAAGCGAACCTCGTCAAGGAAGGCGACAGGGTTCGCCGCGGCCAGCCGGTGGCGCTCGTGGAGCGTGACGAGGTGGGCGTGCGCTTCGAGCCGGCCCCGGTCCCCTCCACTCTCAACGGCGTCGTCGGCCGAGTCTACCTCGACCGGGGCGCGGACGTGACTCTCAATACCCCGGTCGCCCTCATCGCCGACGTCAGCGCCGTCATCGCCAAGGCGGACGTCCCGGAGCGCTATGCCGGGCGCGTTCGATCCGGCCAGGACGTGCGCGTGCGCGTCGAGGCCTTCCCCGAACGAACCTTCCAAGGCCGGGTTTCCCGGGTCAGCCCCGTCGTGGACCCCGCCACGCGCAGCGCCTACATGGAGGTCCTGCTCGACAACTCCTCGGGCCTGCTGCGCTCGGGCATGTTCGCCAACCTCTCCATCGTCGTGACCGCCAAGGCGGGCGCGCTGGCGGTGCCCGTCGAGGCCGTCACCGACGGCGGCGGCCCGTCGATCTTCGTGATCAAGGACGGCAAGGCCGTCAAGCGCGCGGTCGTCGAAGGACTCAAGACCGAGACGCACGTCGAGATCAAGGAGGGCCTCTCGGCGGGCGAAGAGGTCGTCACCTTCGGCCTTTTCGGGCTCAAGGACGGAAGCGCCGTCCAGGTGCTCGCCCCGGAGCCGGGAGAGAAGAAATGA
- a CDS encoding TolC family protein: protein MKNSLLVPLLVFLPLFPAWGAEPSTGTLTLSLDDAVEMALRQNLDVSLAELNLRMLESRHRAVFGLAVPDVSLTGNYTRNFERPSVFFSGNRTETGSANSYRAGVELEQTVYSGGKLGKGLRATRLGVEAGKDNLRGAKDEITLAVKSLFYSVLLASATVTIQEDNLASAEEHLRTIKERFKQGLDSDLTLLRQEVEVANAKPAVIQARNLLDLGLTLLKDAMGIDVDRPVLLTGRLDPADRKVPSYAGLSRLALERNPEFHAAQRSAEASMSLIRAAAGDLHPQLSIFANYQWFAESEDLSPGPNERATSAAGGLKLRYPFFTGGETLERVRQARLEYERAQTLANELERSVRVAVKRNWLAVMEASERAESQESAIGQARRALEATEIRYKAGHASQLELNDATLALNRVRMLYAQALHDYQVALAALERAAGTKIEEMKP, encoded by the coding sequence ATGAAAAATAGCCTGCTCGTCCCGCTCCTCGTTTTTCTCCCTCTCTTCCCGGCATGGGGCGCGGAGCCTTCCACGGGAACTTTGACGTTGTCACTGGATGACGCGGTCGAGATGGCTCTCCGGCAAAACCTGGACGTCTCTTTGGCCGAGTTGAACCTCCGCATGTTGGAGAGCCGACACCGGGCCGTTTTTGGCTTGGCCGTCCCGGACGTGAGCCTGACAGGGAACTACACCCGGAATTTCGAGAGACCCTCTGTCTTTTTCTCGGGCAATAGGACCGAGACCGGCTCCGCCAACAGCTACCGCGCGGGCGTGGAACTGGAGCAGACGGTTTACTCCGGGGGTAAGCTGGGGAAAGGCCTCCGGGCGACCCGCCTCGGCGTCGAAGCCGGGAAGGACAACCTCCGCGGGGCAAAAGACGAGATCACCCTCGCGGTCAAAAGCCTGTTCTATTCGGTTCTCCTGGCCAGCGCCACGGTCACCATTCAGGAGGACAACCTCGCTTCCGCCGAAGAGCACCTGAGAACCATCAAGGAGAGGTTCAAACAAGGGTTGGACAGCGACCTGACGCTCCTGCGGCAGGAGGTTGAGGTCGCCAACGCCAAACCCGCCGTGATCCAGGCGCGCAACCTTCTGGACCTGGGTTTGACCCTGCTGAAGGACGCCATGGGCATCGACGTGGACCGCCCCGTGCTGCTGACAGGGAGGCTCGATCCGGCGGACCGCAAGGTGCCGAGCTACGCCGGGCTCTCGCGCCTCGCCCTCGAGCGCAACCCGGAGTTCCACGCCGCCCAAAGAAGCGCCGAGGCCTCCATGAGCCTGATCCGGGCGGCCGCCGGCGACCTCCACCCCCAACTCTCCATTTTCGCCAATTACCAGTGGTTCGCGGAATCGGAAGACCTGAGCCCGGGGCCGAACGAGCGGGCGACGAGCGCCGCCGGAGGGCTTAAGCTTCGCTATCCCTTTTTTACCGGCGGAGAGACCCTCGAGCGAGTACGCCAAGCCAGGCTGGAATACGAGAGGGCGCAGACGCTGGCAAACGAACTGGAACGCTCGGTACGGGTCGCGGTGAAACGGAATTGGCTGGCGGTCATGGAGGCGAGCGAACGCGCGGAATCCCAAGAGTCGGCCATCGGACAGGCGCGCAGGGCTCTGGAGGCCACGGAAATCCGCTACAAGGCCGGCCACGCCAGCCAGCTCGAGCTCAACGACGCCACTTTGGCGCTCAACCGGGTGCGCATGTTGTACGCGCAGGCGCTGCACGACTATCAAGTTGCTTTGGCGGCGCTTGAACGCGCCGCGGGCACGAAGATCGAGGAGATGAAGCCATGA
- a CDS encoding TetR/AcrR family transcriptional regulator has protein sequence MAGRNRGKNAPSGNTAQRVMPRAIDRPKKIAYNMTDCSVIYGAIMKSRHRTEKHEVRKRQILDAARSILIRRGYQDVRLDDISRSAGISKGALYLYFRDKEDLFAAVLGDLVERLEARLQGIPPQGSALDMLRKTAQEELAFVDENKDFIVHFSLEKPSLCGARAGKELRRRFAKHLLFLSERIKACIKQGSLMSPDPSLGAFFLISLVRMFMLRKLMGQSAKPLASCATDLMDLFLNGLGRKEAKAHEK, from the coding sequence GTGGCCGGTAGAAATCGAGGCAAAAACGCTCCGTCCGGCAATACCGCGCAGCGTGTCATGCCGCGTGCCATTGACAGGCCCAAAAAGATCGCCTATAACATGACTGACTGTTCAGTCATTTATGGAGCGATCATGAAAAGCCGCCATAGAACCGAAAAACACGAAGTCAGAAAACGCCAGATTTTGGATGCCGCGCGGAGCATTTTGATCCGAAGAGGGTACCAGGACGTCCGGTTGGACGACATCTCCCGCTCCGCCGGCATCTCCAAGGGCGCGCTCTATCTTTACTTTCGCGACAAAGAGGACCTCTTCGCCGCGGTCCTGGGCGACCTCGTCGAGCGCCTGGAGGCGCGCCTGCAAGGAATTCCGCCCCAGGGTTCGGCGCTCGACATGCTCCGAAAGACCGCGCAAGAAGAGCTTGCCTTCGTGGACGAAAACAAGGACTTCATCGTGCATTTCTCCCTGGAAAAACCGAGCTTATGCGGAGCCCGGGCCGGGAAGGAGCTCCGGAGAAGGTTCGCCAAACACCTGCTTTTTCTCTCGGAACGCATCAAGGCCTGCATAAAACAGGGAAGCCTGATGTCCCCCGATCCTTCCCTGGGCGCGTTTTTCCTGATATCGCTGGTGCGCATGTTCATGCTTCGAAAACTCATGGGGCAATCCGCCAAGCCGCTCGCTTCATGCGCGACGGACCTGATGGATCTCTTTCTGAATGGTCTGGGAAGAAAAGAGGCCAAGGCCCATGAAAAATAG
- a CDS encoding helix-turn-helix transcriptional regulator: MLGKNIKAFRTKKGWSQQKLAEAASLSYATITKLEQGRAKEPTIHSMIKLADALGVSIDALVGRTPPK; this comes from the coding sequence ATGCTCGGAAAAAACATCAAAGCGTTCCGGACGAAAAAGGGATGGTCGCAACAGAAACTTGCCGAGGCCGCGAGTCTTTCATACGCGACGATCACCAAGCTAGAGCAGGGGAGGGCCAAGGAGCCGACGATTCATTCCATGATCAAGCTGGCCGACGCCTTGGGCGTGAGCATTGACGCACTCGTGGGGCGGACCCCGCCGAAGTAG